Proteins encoded within one genomic window of Sphingomonas sp. G-3-2-10:
- a CDS encoding riboflavin synthase, giving the protein MFTGIVTDIGTIEAAGTQGDLRVRVSTVYDTATVDLGASIACSGVCLTVVDKGPGWVAFDVSGETVSRTATAMWTQGRRLNLERALRLGDELGGHIVTGHVDGIGTVKLVEEIGGSHHVVIAAGKDMAPYIAPKGSITVDGVSLTVNAVEDTPDSVEFHLNIIPHTADVTTFNTIAAGQAVNLEIDVLARYLQRMESLRGKA; this is encoded by the coding sequence ATGTTTACGGGAATCGTCACCGATATCGGCACGATCGAAGCCGCTGGCACGCAGGGCGACCTGCGCGTGAGGGTCTCGACCGTGTATGATACCGCCACCGTCGACCTGGGCGCGTCGATCGCATGCTCGGGCGTCTGCCTCACCGTCGTCGACAAGGGGCCCGGCTGGGTCGCCTTCGACGTTTCGGGCGAAACCGTCTCGCGCACCGCTACGGCGATGTGGACACAGGGCCGCCGCCTCAACCTCGAACGCGCGCTGCGCCTTGGGGACGAACTGGGCGGGCATATCGTCACCGGCCATGTCGACGGCATCGGCACGGTGAAGCTGGTCGAGGAAATCGGCGGATCGCATCACGTCGTGATCGCGGCGGGCAAGGACATGGCGCCCTATATCGCGCCCAAGGGTTCGATCACCGTCGACGGCGTCTCGCTGACGGTCAACGCGGTGGAAGACACGCCGGATAGCGTGGAATTCCACCTCAACATCATTCCGCACACCGCGGACGTCACTACATTCAATACGATCGCTGCCGGGCAGGCCGTCAATCTCGAGATCGACGTGCTCGCCCGTTACCTGCAGCGGATGGAGTCTCTTCGTGGCAAAGCCTGA
- the ribD gene encoding bifunctional diaminohydroxyphosphoribosylaminopyrimidine deaminase/5-amino-6-(5-phosphoribosylamino)uracil reductase RibD — protein MAAALALSQRGRGRTAPNPNVGCLVVKDGRVIGRGWTQPGGRPHAEAMALAQAGEKSRGATVYTTLEPCAHESARGPACSDLLVAAGVSAVVIALGDPDPRTNGKGAQRLRAAGIRVTEHVLEAQAREAMAGFLTRQARGRPLVTLKLATSLDGRIALASGESRWITGPESRAHAHLERARHEAILVGRGTYDADAPRLDVRLPGLEMRSPRRVLLSRTAGSPDGWERIDTAAAIASLDGVDHLLVEGGAETASAFLREGLVDRLLLYRAPILIGSGKAALGDIGLTDLASAHDRWRLADSRTLGSDRLEVYAAR, from the coding sequence ATGGCCGCCGCGCTTGCCCTGTCGCAACGCGGCCGGGGGCGAACCGCGCCCAATCCCAATGTCGGTTGCTTGGTCGTGAAGGATGGTCGCGTCATCGGGCGCGGCTGGACCCAACCCGGCGGCCGCCCCCATGCCGAAGCGATGGCGCTGGCCCAGGCCGGCGAAAAGTCGCGCGGCGCAACTGTCTATACCACGCTCGAACCCTGCGCGCATGAGTCGGCACGCGGTCCGGCCTGCTCGGACCTGCTGGTCGCCGCCGGCGTCTCCGCAGTAGTGATCGCGCTGGGCGATCCCGATCCGCGCACCAACGGCAAGGGGGCACAGCGCCTCCGCGCGGCCGGCATTCGCGTCACCGAGCATGTGCTGGAGGCACAGGCCCGCGAAGCGATGGCGGGCTTCCTCACCCGGCAGGCGCGGGGCCGCCCGTTGGTGACGCTCAAGCTGGCGACCTCGCTCGATGGCCGCATCGCGCTCGCCTCGGGCGAAAGCCGCTGGATCACTGGCCCCGAGTCGCGCGCGCACGCGCACCTCGAGCGCGCCCGGCACGAAGCGATCCTGGTCGGACGCGGGACCTATGATGCCGATGCGCCGCGCCTCGATGTGCGATTGCCGGGGCTTGAGATGCGTTCGCCGCGCCGCGTCCTGCTTTCCCGCACCGCCGGCTCGCCCGACGGCTGGGAACGGATCGATACCGCCGCGGCGATCGCATCCCTGGATGGCGTCGATCACCTTCTCGTCGAAGGCGGCGCCGAAACCGCCTCGGCCTTCCTCCGCGAAGGCCTTGTCGACCGTCTTCTCCTCTATCGCGCGCCGATCCTGATCGGCTCCGGAAAGGCCGCGCTGGGCGATATCGGTCTCACCGATCTGGCCTCCGCGCATGATCGATGGCGGCTCGCCGATTCGCGGACGCTTGGCAGCGACCGTCTGGAGGTCTACGCGGCCCGCTGA